ACAGAACCAAAGTTAGCAAAATAGCACCCACAAACACGTCAGGTCAAGGTGTAGCCCATGGGAGGAGTAGCGATGGGCTACATTTTCTACAACAGAACAAACCCACAACAACATGAAACTTTGTCTACAGGTGGATTTAGCAGTAAACTGAACAAGAACATTCAATTGAAGCCTGCTCTGGGACGCGTACACACCGCCCGTCACCCTCCTCAACCAACAACACACAATTACATAAACCATACTACATAACAAGATGAGGCAAGTCGTAACATGGTAAGCGTACTGGAAAGTGCGCTTGGCTAACAAGAAGTAGCTTAAACTAAAAGCATCTGGCTTACAACCAGAACATGTTCACCGGAACCTTCCTGAGCCAAAACCCTAGCTACAACATCACCAAACAGCCACCAAAACAAACCAAACCATTTGCCCCGCCTAGTATCCGCGACAGAAAAGCACCTATACGCAATAGTAAACAGTACCGCAAGGAAACAGTGAAAGAAAAATCTAAACTTACGCACCAAAAAGCAGACTTTAACCCCCGTACCTTTTGCCTCATGGTTCAGCAAGAAAACATCAGATAAAACGAACTAAAACCTGCTACCCCGAATCCAGACGAGCTACCTAAGAGCAATCATATGGATGCACCCATCTCTGTGGCAAAAGAGCGGGAAGACTTCTAGGTAGCGGTGAAACGCCTATCGAGCCTGGTGATAGCTGGTTGCTCACTAAATGAATCTAAGTTCAACTCTGGCTCAACCACCATGAACACTATTACACCCTGCCCAAGCCAGAAGATATACAATAAAGGAACAGCTTTATTGTTATCGAGTACAACCGAAACTAGAGGAAAACCAAAAATAGTCAACGTAGGCCCTCAAGCAGCCATCAAACAAAACCGCGTCAAAGCAACATCGGCCCAAAAATACCAAATCAGACTAAAACCCCCTACAACAAACCGAGCTACTTTAATTAAACTTAAAGGAAACACTGCTAAAACTAGTAATAAGACAACCGCCTCTGCCGCACCCCTATACATCATAACGGATTAACCAATGACAATTAACAGCCTAAAAAGAACTATAAACCAACCCAAGCCCTCTTACCAAAACCACTGTTACCCCAACACAGGCGTGCATACAGACAGCTTTAAAGCTGCAAAAGGAACTCAGCTAACCCTGCTCCACCTGTTTACCAAAAACACCGCCTTTAGCTAACCAAGTATTAAAGGTCAAACCTGCCCAGTGAATCTTTTAAACGGCCGCGGTATCCTAACCGTGCAAAGGTAGCGTAATCACTTGTCTCTTAATTAGAGACTAGTATGAACGGTCTCCTGAGAGCAACCCTGTCTCCTTCAGCTAACCAATGAAACTGATCTTCTAGTAAAAAAGCTAGAATTACATCACAAGACGAGAAGACCCTATGGAGCTTTAAATAACACCACTAACAATAAACTAGCCCGTCTACTGACCACATCATAAAATAATAGTGACACTTTTAAGTTGGGGCGACTACGGAGCAAAACAAAACCTCCACGACCCAGAATAAACTCATTCTAGACAGACATGTCAAACATACCCACCACAGACCCAGTACATACTGATCATCGAACCAAGTTACCCTAGGGATAACAGCGCCATCCCCTTCAAGAGTCCTTATCGCCAAGCGGGGCTTACGACCTCGATGTTGGATCAGGGCACCCAAGTGGGGCAGCCCCTACTAAAGGTTCGTTTGTTCAACGACTAACGCCCTACGTGATCTGAGTTCAGACCGGAGTAATCCAGGTCGGTTTCTATCTGTGCTCCTCCTTCTTCAGTACGAAAGGACCAAGAAGAAAGCGCCCATACCACTAGCACGCGCTCTCCTAAACACTGACAACAAAACTAAAGAAACAGGCCCTAAAACAGCCCTAAACCAGGGCTAAGCTGGGGTGGCAGAGCCAGGTTAACTGCATGAGCCCTAAATCCTCATCCACAGAAGTTCAAATCTTCTTCCCAACCATGCCCCTACTAATAACCCACCTCCTAAACCCAACTACACTAATAATTCCTGTACTACTAGCCGTTGCATTCCTCACCCTACTGGAACGAAAACTGCTCGGATATGCACAACACCGAAAAGGTCCAAACATCGTCGGCCCATACGGTATTATTCAACCGATAGCAGACGGACTAAAACTTTTTACTAAAGAACCTCTCCGTCCAACCCAATCCTCCCCATTACTATTTATCCTAACACCCATCTTAGCCCTACTGCTCGCCCTACTAATATGAGCCCCTATAACAATGCCAAAACCACTACTTGACATCAACCTCACCCTACTACTAATCCTCGCCCTATCCAGCCTAATAGTTTACTCAATCCTATGATCAGGATGAGCCTCCAACTCAAAATACGCCCTAATGGGGGCACTACGAGCAATCGCACAAACCATTTCATACGAAGTAACACTAGGAATTATTCTTCTATCAACAATTATACTATCCGGGGGATTCACAATACAAACCCTACTAACCACACAAGAGCCTGCCTGACTACTAACCTGCACTTGACCACTAACAATAATATGGTACATCTCAACAATTGCCGAAACCAATCGAGCCCCATTCGACCTAACAGAAGGCGAATCAGAACTCGTATCAGGATTTAATGTAGAATACGCAGCTGGCCCTTTCGCACTTTTCTTCCTTGCAGAATACGCTAACATCCTAATAATAAATACACTATCTTGCATTTTATTTATATCTCCAAACCCCCTACAAACCCCAAATCTTTTTACCCT
This window of the Heteronotia binoei mitochondrion, complete genome genome carries:
- the ND1 gene encoding NADH dehydrogenase subunit 1 (copy 2); the encoded protein is MPLLMTHLLNPTTLMIPVLLAVAFLTLLERKLLGYAQHRKGPNIVGPYGIIQPMADGLKLFTKEPLRPTQSSPLLFILTPILALLLALLMWAPMTMPKPLLDINLTLLLILALSSLMVYSILWSGWASNSKYALMGALRAIAQTISYEVTLGIILLSTIMLSGGFTMQTLLTTQEPAWLLTCTWPLTMMWYISTIAETNRAPFDLTEGESELVSGFNVEYAAGPFALFFLAEYANILMMNTLSCILFMSPNPLQTPNLFTLNIMLKTTLLTLGFLWARASYPRFRYDQLMHLLWKTFLPLTLAMCLLYISTPISLAGLPPMN